One window of Campylobacter sp. RM12651 genomic DNA carries:
- a CDS encoding prephenate dehydrogenase, translating into MKAVVIGLGLIGGSLALNLMKNKFISGVYGIDLNKEHEKEALKLNLVHEIITFDEIKTCDLIFLCVPVGAIIEIIKQLKDIPKTTTIIEFGSTKESIQNAISDDLKEQFILAHPMAGTEHNGPSAAKIDLFKNAVCVLCNTENTSVFHQHRTIELLSNIGMRITFMNASSHDHHSAIISHLPHVISFSLANYVLDCEDKKNILHLAGGSFADMSRIAKSSPAMWESIFKENKTNVLNALDGFINELNEFKQMINNDEYQKLNEWLKNANKLKEIL; encoded by the coding sequence ATGAAAGCAGTTGTAATTGGATTAGGATTAATTGGTGGCTCATTGGCTTTAAATTTGATGAAAAACAAATTTATTAGTGGAGTTTATGGAATTGATTTAAATAAAGAACACGAAAAAGAAGCTTTAAAGCTTAATTTAGTTCATGAAATTATAACTTTTGATGAGATTAAAACTTGTGATTTGATTTTTTTATGTGTTCCTGTTGGGGCTATTATTGAAATTATTAAACAATTAAAAGATATTCCAAAAACTACTACAATTATAGAATTTGGTAGCACAAAAGAAAGTATTCAAAACGCAATAAGCGATGATTTAAAAGAGCAATTCATACTAGCTCATCCAATGGCAGGAACAGAGCATAATGGTCCTAGTGCTGCTAAGATTGATTTATTTAAAAATGCTGTTTGTGTATTGTGCAATACCGAAAATACGAGCGTATTTCATCAACATAGAACCATAGAATTATTAAGCAATATTGGAATGAGAATTACTTTTATGAATGCAAGTTCGCACGATCATCATAGTGCCATCATATCTCATCTACCGCATGTAATTAGCTTTTCTTTAGCAAATTATGTGTTAGATTGCGAAGATAAGAAAAACATTTTACACCTAGCAGGTGGTTCTTTTGCTGATATGAGTAGGATTGCAAAGAGTAGCCCTGCAATGTGGGAAAGTATTTTTAAAGAAAATAAAACAAATGTTTTAAATGCTCTTGATGGCTTTATAAATGAACTAAATGAGTTTAAGCAAATGATAAATAACGATGAATATCAAAAGCTAAACGAATGGCTTAAGAATGCTAATAAATTAAAAGAGATTTTATAA
- a CDS encoding DASS family sodium-coupled anion symporter, whose product MKGKVPLWKFIAPVVAGLLVFLLSYLFADYSQLSMNAWIYVSIFAALVVGLILEPMPPAFLGIIAIALAVLFKVGPAKSGEVGAKITSEAAINWGLTGFSNSVVWLIFASFMIGIGYQNSGLGKRIALILVNKLGKSTLGLGYAIAIADLILAPFIPSNAARSGGTIYPIATSIPAMYDSSPDKEPRKIGAYIAWVSLATTCISSSIFLTGQAPNPLALEILSKSGIAVVDWMGWFLCFLPIGIILFLITPLLTYYIYPPEVKGSSKISAWAKEELVKLGSIKLKELLMLSISILALILWIGSKTFGVSATTTALIVIILMIVTNIITWNDFLANKPAWNVLTWFATLVTMAGGLKNVGFLEFLSKYTDSLLSGISPTLAVFILLLVFCLLRYFFASGTAYVTAVVGVFAIIASKIAGYDASFIMMFLLAPMGMISVLTPYGTGHSPIWFASGYIKGAEFWKLGAIFGAIYLLIYTLIAYPWFKFIIPHIFS is encoded by the coding sequence ATGAAAGGTAAGGTTCCGTTGTGGAAATTTATCGCACCAGTTGTTGCTGGTTTGCTTGTGTTTTTGCTTTCGTATTTATTTGCTGATTATTCTCAGCTTAGTATGAATGCTTGGATTTATGTTAGCATTTTTGCTGCTTTAGTTGTAGGGCTTATCTTAGAGCCTATGCCACCTGCTTTTTTAGGTATTATTGCTATAGCTTTAGCAGTATTATTTAAAGTTGGACCTGCAAAATCAGGCGAAGTTGGTGCAAAAATTACTTCAGAAGCTGCAATTAATTGGGGTTTAACTGGATTTTCAAATTCTGTTGTGTGGCTTATTTTTGCTTCATTTATGATAGGAATTGGCTATCAAAATAGTGGTCTTGGTAAAAGAATTGCTTTAATTTTAGTAAATAAATTAGGCAAATCTACTTTAGGTTTAGGCTATGCAATTGCTATTGCTGATTTAATTTTAGCTCCATTTATTCCGAGTAATGCTGCAAGAAGTGGTGGAACTATTTATCCAATAGCTACAAGTATTCCTGCTATGTATGATAGCTCTCCTGATAAAGAACCAAGAAAAATAGGTGCTTACATAGCGTGGGTAAGTCTTGCTACTACTTGTATTTCAAGTTCAATATTTTTAACAGGTCAAGCACCAAACCCACTAGCTTTAGAGATATTATCAAAATCAGGTATTGCTGTAGTTGATTGGATGGGTTGGTTTTTATGCTTTTTACCTATTGGTATTATTTTGTTTTTAATCACTCCTTTATTAACTTATTATATCTATCCACCAGAAGTTAAAGGCTCTAGTAAAATTAGTGCTTGGGCTAAAGAAGAATTGGTAAAACTTGGTTCAATTAAATTAAAAGAATTATTAATGTTAAGCATTTCAATTCTTGCTCTAATTTTATGGATAGGTTCAAAGACTTTTGGAGTTAGTGCTACTACAACTGCTTTAATTGTAATTATTCTAATGATAGTTACTAATATTATTACTTGGAATGATTTTTTAGCTAATAAACCAGCGTGGAATGTTCTTACTTGGTTTGCTACTTTAGTAACAATGGCAGGTGGATTAAAAAATGTTGGATTTTTAGAATTCTTATCAAAATATACTGATAGTTTATTAAGTGGTATTAGTCCTACTTTAGCAGTATTTATATTATTACTTGTATTTTGTTTATTAAGATATTTCTTTGCTTCTGGGACTGCATATGTTACTGCAGTTGTTGGGGTGTTTGCAATTATTGCAAGTAAAATTGCTGGTTATGATGCGTCTTTTATTATGATGTTTTTACTAGCTCCAATGGGTATGATAAGTGTTTTAACGCCTTATGGGACAGGACATAGCCCAATTTGGTTTGCGAGTGGTTATATTAAAGGTGCAGAATTTTGGAAATTAGGTGCTATTTTTGGAGCTATTTATTTACTAATTTACACACTTATTGCGTATCCGTGGTTTAAATTCATTATTCCACATATTTTTTCGTAG
- the traF gene encoding conjugal transfer protein TraF, which yields MKKIILTSAFSFSALALEFGSLGNIPLSMGYAGVALKDNDFAAYYNPASLIYSKNGVNFSFGANYNQKNLLELSNLDKSINKKIEANISKIKHIFNPNNNSRANNLKFGNFGSVIDDFILRNTNSDNEDLALLAKTFKDELDDNLTKDELDNIINDLKNKMQDNDELSTTIKTELITSTNNTNEELNNNGVDTKLLTNIISDTDTKNVLDVIKNSKDGNVNLDDLLLDIGDTKLDTFLDENTLNDIELIYNAVYDNEVNLNILSGLEYNNNLGDLSAFSVSLFNTISLNTYASLNKEKSSLIIKVKDDDRYIYLKLFKSNSQLFVTNVSEEEYLNHSAMQDSVKNPLNTTMLMITEVPISYANGFIMPYGELSLGASLKYMNIQAYQVEKGIKIDMNGVNSKDINIKNDLHNAKSTNTFGIDIGALYSIDDFSTGLVIKNLNNPKIKFHSSSMRLNPQVRFGLAYKYSDFTFAFDTDLVTNTTLSNKYNKSQMLGGGIKYEFNDYFNLRGGLAYDIKKDYGTILTTGANFFNIFDIALASGLKSSNCDKDICKVSSKVPNYFDLRIGFGYKW from the coding sequence ATGAAAAAGATAATATTAACTAGTGCTTTTAGCTTTAGTGCTTTGGCGTTAGAATTTGGTAGTTTAGGTAATATACCTTTGAGTATGGGATATGCTGGAGTTGCACTTAAAGATAATGATTTTGCAGCTTATTATAATCCTGCTAGTTTGATTTATTCTAAAAATGGGGTTAATTTTAGTTTTGGAGCAAATTATAATCAAAAAAATCTTTTAGAATTATCTAATCTTGATAAATCTATAAATAAAAAAATTGAAGCAAATATAAGCAAAATAAAGCATATTTTTAATCCAAACAACAATTCAAGAGCTAATAATTTAAAATTTGGTAATTTTGGTAGTGTTATAGATGATTTTATATTAAGAAACACAAATAGCGATAATGAAGATTTAGCCTTATTAGCAAAAACTTTTAAAGATGAATTAGATGATAATTTAACTAAAGATGAACTAGACAATATAATTAATGATTTAAAAAATAAAATGCAAGATAATGATGAATTATCTACAACAATAAAAACCGAGCTAATAACTTCAACAAATAATACAAATGAAGAATTAAATAACAATGGCGTTGATACAAAATTATTAACAAATATAATAAGTGATACTGATACAAAAAATGTCTTAGATGTGATAAAGAATTCAAAAGATGGTAATGTTAATTTAGATGATTTATTGTTAGATATTGGAGATACTAAATTAGATACCTTTCTTGATGAAAATACCTTAAATGATATTGAATTAATTTATAATGCAGTTTATGATAATGAAGTTAATTTAAATATATTAAGTGGTTTAGAATATAACAATAATTTAGGGGATTTAAGTGCTTTTTCTGTAAGCTTATTTAATACGATTTCACTTAATACTTATGCTTCATTAAATAAAGAAAAAAGTAGTTTAATAATAAAAGTAAAAGATGATGATAGATATATTTATTTAAAATTATTTAAAAGCAATTCACAACTATTCGTAACCAATGTAAGCGAAGAAGAATATTTAAATCATTCAGCAATGCAAGATAGTGTAAAAAATCCTTTAAATACAACAATGCTAATGATAACAGAAGTGCCAATTAGCTACGCAAATGGTTTTATAATGCCTTATGGAGAGCTTAGTTTAGGTGCTAGTTTAAAATATATGAATATTCAAGCATATCAAGTAGAAAAAGGCATTAAAATAGATATGAATGGAGTTAATTCTAAAGATATAAATATTAAAAATGATTTGCATAATGCAAAATCAACAAATACTTTTGGAATAGATATAGGAGCATTATATAGTATTGATGATTTTTCTACTGGATTGGTTATTAAAAATTTAAATAATCCTAAAATCAAATTCCATTCAAGTAGTATGAGATTAAATCCGCAAGTAAGATTTGGATTAGCATATAAATATAGTGATTTTACTTTTGCTTTTGATACTGATTTAGTTACAAACACAACTTTATCAAATAAATACAATAAATCTCAAATGCTAGGCGGTGGTATTAAATACGAATTTAATGATTATTTTAATCTAAGGGGTGGCTTAGCTTACGATATTAAAAAAGATTATGGGACTATACTTACAACGGGAGCTAATTTCTTTAATATATTTGATATAGCCTTAGCAAGTGGATTAAAGTCTAGTAATTGCGATAAAGATATTTGCAAGGTTTCAAGTAAAGTGCCTAATTATTTTGATTTAAGAATAGGATTTGGATATAAATGGTAA
- a CDS encoding fumarate reductase cytochrome b subunit, whose product MSSKIENFLGKRVDGTKSRLPAKLDFYQSATGLILGLFMWGHMLFVSTVLISPEFFEATAKFFEGSAIFDTPKPALVSCMVLIIFIIFFIHAALGMRKLPITYRQWQIAREHSKLIKHEDTTLWVIQACTGFVMFFFASMHLAMMFFNPETIRFLGAVERIVNHNMWAFYLILLFAVELHGGIGLYRLCVKWGWFDGNDVHTARARRKTLKKLKWVISIFFIVLGLANLAVFIKAGISL is encoded by the coding sequence GTGTCTAGTAAAATTGAAAATTTTTTAGGCAAAAGAGTTGATGGCACTAAATCACGCTTACCTGCTAAGCTTGATTTTTATCAAAGTGCTACTGGTTTAATTCTAGGGCTTTTTATGTGGGGACATATGCTTTTTGTTTCTACCGTTTTAATCAGTCCTGAATTTTTTGAAGCTACGGCTAAGTTTTTTGAGGGTTCGGCTATTTTTGATACACCAAAACCTGCTTTAGTATCTTGTATGGTGCTTATTATTTTTATTATTTTCTTTATTCACGCTGCTCTTGGTATGAGAAAATTACCAATTACTTATCGCCAATGGCAAATCGCAAGAGAGCATTCAAAACTAATAAAACACGAAGATACAACGCTTTGGGTTATTCAAGCCTGTACAGGTTTTGTTATGTTTTTCTTCGCTTCAATGCACCTTGCAATGATGTTTTTTAATCCTGAAACTATTAGATTTTTAGGTGCAGTTGAAAGAATTGTAAATCATAATATGTGGGCGTTTTATTTAATTTTATTATTCGCTGTTGAGCTTCATGGTGGTATTGGTCTTTATAGACTTTGCGTTAAATGGGGCTGGTTTGATGGAAATGATGTGCATACTGCAAGAGCTAGAAGAAAAACTCTTAAAAAATTAAAATGGGTTATTAGTATTTTCTTTATAGTTTTAGGACTTGCTAATTTAGCAGTATTTATAAAAGCTGGTATTAGCTTATAA
- a CDS encoding fumarate reductase flavoprotein subunit produces the protein MKVEFSDALIVGGGLAGLRSAVEVAKSGQSVTLLSICPVKRSHSAAVQGGMQASLANGNKGEGDNEDLHFADTVKGSDWGCDQEVARMFAQTAPKAVRELASWGVPWTRITKGPRNVVINAQKVTIEEKEEAHGLINARDFGGTKKWRTCYIADATGHCMIFGVANEAIKHNVKIIDRMEALRIIHKDGICLGVVARSLIDGSLTAFVSKGTMIATGGYGRVYKQTTNAVICEGTGAAMALETGLCSLSNMEAVQFHPTPIVPSGILLTEGCRGDGGILRDVDGYRFMPDYEPEKKELASRDVVSRRMMEHIRKGKGVKSPYGEHLWLDISILGRAHVEKNLRDVQDICKTFNGIDPADEGPKGWAPVLPMQHYSMGGIRTKPNGETPKMKGLFAAGEAACWDMHGFNRLGGNSCAETVVAGMIVGDYFSEYCKNNTIVADMQVVQKFLNDEANYLKEIANREGKYNIFEIKNEMKDIMWEHVAIFRTGEGLEYAVKRLEELLIESKKVAIKDKELNCSNPELEEAYRVPRMLKVALCVARGALLRTESRGAHYREDYPKRDDLNWMKRTMTYWDEGSTLPRVEYEDLDIMKMEMPPAFRGYGAKGNIIENPLSEVRQKQVDEITEKLQAEGKSRAEIQDALMPYELQARFKAANQRIGVDYE, from the coding sequence ATGAAAGTAGAATTTAGTGATGCTTTAATAGTTGGTGGTGGTTTAGCAGGACTTAGAAGTGCTGTTGAAGTTGCTAAAAGTGGTCAATCAGTTACGCTTTTAAGTATTTGTCCTGTTAAGCGTTCTCACTCAGCTGCGGTTCAAGGTGGTATGCAAGCAAGTCTTGCTAATGGTAATAAAGGCGAAGGAGATAATGAAGATTTACACTTTGCTGACACCGTAAAAGGAAGCGATTGGGGATGCGATCAAGAAGTAGCAAGAATGTTTGCTCAAACTGCACCTAAGGCTGTTCGTGAGTTAGCTAGTTGGGGCGTGCCTTGGACTAGGATTACAAAAGGTCCTAGAAATGTTGTTATAAACGCACAAAAAGTAACAATAGAAGAAAAAGAAGAAGCACACGGACTTATAAATGCAAGAGATTTTGGTGGGACTAAAAAATGGAGAACTTGCTATATTGCTGATGCTACAGGGCATTGTATGATTTTTGGGGTTGCAAACGAAGCAATCAAACATAATGTAAAAATCATAGATAGAATGGAAGCTCTTAGAATTATTCACAAAGATGGAATTTGTTTAGGCGTAGTTGCAAGAAGCTTAATTGATGGTAGTTTAACTGCATTTGTATCAAAAGGCACAATGATAGCAACAGGTGGATATGGTAGAGTTTATAAACAAACAACAAACGCTGTTATTTGTGAAGGAACAGGTGCAGCAATGGCACTTGAGACAGGGTTATGCTCTTTATCAAATATGGAAGCGGTTCAATTTCACCCAACTCCAATTGTTCCAAGTGGGATACTTTTAACTGAAGGTTGCCGTGGTGATGGTGGTATTTTAAGAGATGTTGATGGATACCGCTTTATGCCTGATTATGAGCCTGAGAAAAAAGAATTAGCAAGTCGTGATGTTGTAAGTCGCCGTATGATGGAACATATTAGAAAAGGAAAAGGTGTTAAAAGTCCTTATGGAGAGCATTTATGGCTTGATATTTCAATCTTAGGTCGTGCTCATGTTGAAAAAAACTTAAGAGATGTTCAAGATATTTGTAAGACATTTAATGGAATTGACCCTGCTGATGAAGGTCCAAAAGGTTGGGCGCCGGTTCTTCCTATGCAACACTATTCAATGGGTGGAATTAGAACTAAGCCAAATGGAGAAACTCCTAAGATGAAAGGACTTTTTGCAGCTGGTGAAGCAGCTTGCTGGGATATGCACGGATTTAATAGACTTGGTGGAAATAGCTGTGCTGAAACCGTTGTTGCAGGTATGATTGTAGGAGATTATTTTTCTGAGTATTGCAAAAATAATACAATAGTAGCTGATATGCAAGTGGTTCAAAAATTCTTAAACGATGAAGCAAATTATTTAAAAGAAATAGCAAATCGTGAAGGTAAATATAATATTTTTGAAATCAAAAACGAAATGAAAGATATTATGTGGGAGCATGTTGCTATTTTTAGAACAGGCGAAGGATTAGAATACGCAGTAAAACGCCTTGAAGAATTATTAATAGAGAGCAAAAAAGTAGCTATTAAAGATAAAGAATTAAATTGCTCAAATCCAGAGCTAGAAGAAGCTTATAGAGTTCCAAGAATGTTAAAAGTTGCTTTATGTGTTGCTCGTGGTGCGCTTCTTAGAACTGAAAGCCGTGGGGCTCATTATAGAGAAGATTATCCAAAAAGAGATGATTTAAATTGGATGAAAAGAACTATGACTTATTGGGATGAAGGCTCAACTTTACCTAGAGTTGAATATGAAGACCTTGATATTATGAAAATGGAAATGCCACCAGCATTCCGTGGTTATGGTGCAAAAGGAAATATAATTGAAAATCCTTTAAGTGAAGTTCGTCAAAAACAAGTAGATGAAATTACAGAAAAATTACAAGCAGAAGGTAAAAGTAGAGCAGAAATCCAAGACGCACTTATGCCTTATGAATTACAAGCTAGATTTAAAGCAGCTAATCAAAGAATAGGGGTTGATTATGAGTAG
- a CDS encoding alanine/glycine:cation symporter family protein, protein MHLFLDLINGYLYTYFLVFALIIVGVIYTINTRFAQFRLMGNVLTLLKEKQDNKDHVSSFEALMISTASRVGIGNIAGISTAVVVGGAGALFWMWVMAFIGGASAFAESTLAQIYKSKDENGFRGGPAYFIEKGLGNKFFGKLFSVILIITYAYGFNGLQSHTMTSAFEIYFPDNFGNASIIIGIILSVVAFALFFSNSKSLGKVSSIIVPIMAFVYILLSIIAMAMHYDLIPSVFKMIFNSAFDFQAIFGGFAGSVIVIGIKRGLFSNEAGMGSAPNAAAAANTSHPVKQGIIQSFSVFIDLIICSCSGFLVLFSQSYINQLSTGETKLNALPMVQQSMMEYYGTWGLHFITFAVILFAVTSLIGNFYYADANVKNLTKNNLNELVFKISAVAMVFIGSQLDLKVAWDLADITMAAMASINIIAILLLSPILIKCLKDYDEQKKRGLDPVFSAKKLGIKNAECWD, encoded by the coding sequence ATACATTTATTTTTAGATTTAATAAATGGTTATTTGTATACTTATTTTTTAGTATTTGCACTAATTATTGTAGGTGTTATTTATACTATTAATACTCGTTTTGCTCAGTTTAGATTGATGGGTAATGTTTTAACATTATTAAAAGAAAAGCAAGACAACAAAGACCATGTTAGTAGTTTTGAAGCTTTAATGATTTCAACAGCTTCAAGGGTTGGTATCGGAAATATCGCTGGAATTAGCACTGCAGTTGTAGTTGGTGGTGCAGGTGCATTGTTTTGGATGTGGGTAATGGCATTTATAGGTGGTGCAAGTGCATTTGCTGAAAGCACATTAGCTCAAATATATAAAAGTAAAGATGAAAATGGTTTTCGTGGAGGACCTGCATATTTTATTGAAAAAGGCTTAGGAAATAAATTTTTTGGTAAATTATTTTCAGTTATTTTAATTATTACTTATGCTTATGGATTTAATGGACTTCAAAGCCATACTATGACTTCAGCATTTGAGATATATTTTCCTGATAACTTTGGTAATGCAAGTATAATTATAGGGATTATTTTAAGTGTTGTTGCTTTTGCATTATTCTTTTCAAATTCAAAATCACTTGGAAAAGTAAGCTCAATTATTGTTCCTATAATGGCTTTTGTTTATATTTTACTAAGCATTATTGCTATGGCTATGCACTATGATTTAATACCATCTGTGTTTAAAATGATTTTTAATAGTGCTTTTGATTTTCAAGCTATTTTTGGTGGATTTGCAGGTAGTGTTATAGTAATAGGAATTAAGCGTGGGTTATTTTCAAACGAAGCTGGTATGGGTTCTGCTCCAAACGCAGCTGCAGCAGCAAATACAAGTCATCCTGTAAAACAAGGAATTATTCAAAGTTTTTCAGTGTTTATTGATTTAATTATATGTTCATGCTCTGGATTTTTAGTATTGTTCTCACAAAGTTACATTAATCAATTATCAACTGGCGAAACTAAATTAAATGCTTTACCTATGGTGCAACAATCAATGATGGAATATTATGGTACTTGGGGACTTCATTTTATAACTTTTGCTGTTATTTTATTTGCTGTAACTTCATTAATCGGTAATTTTTACTATGCAGATGCAAATGTTAAAAACCTTACAAAAAATAATTTAAATGAATTAGTTTTTAAAATAAGTGCGGTTGCTATGGTGTTTATTGGTTCTCAATTAGATTTAAAAGTAGCTTGGGATTTAGCAGATATTACAATGGCTGCAATGGCTTCTATAAATATCATTGCTATTTTATTATTAAGTCCTATTTTAATAAAATGTTTAAAAGATTATGATGAACAAAAGAAAAGAGGTTTAGACCCTGTATTTAGTGCTAAAAAATTAGGTATTAAAAACGCTGAATGTTGGGATTAA
- a CDS encoding fumarate reductase iron-sulfur subunit: MSRKLTIRVFKYNPHSKISKPHFATYTLDETSGMTIFIVLNQIREKFDASLSFDFVCRAGICGSCAMMINGKPKLGCKTLTKDYPDGVIELMPLPAFKHIKDLSVNTGEWMEGMCKRVESWIHTDKVTDISKIEERVEPAVAEETFELDRCIECGICIASCATKVMRPNFIGAAGLMRAARYEQDPHDNRTLDDFYELVGDDDGIFACMSLLACEDNCPKQLPLQTKIAYLRRKLATNKG, translated from the coding sequence ATGAGTAGGAAACTAACAATAAGGGTATTTAAATATAATCCACATAGTAAAATTAGCAAGCCACATTTTGCTACTTATACATTAGATGAAACTAGTGGTATGACTATTTTTATAGTTTTAAATCAAATTAGAGAAAAATTTGATGCAAGTTTGAGTTTTGATTTCGTTTGTCGTGCAGGAATTTGTGGCTCATGTGCAATGATGATTAATGGAAAACCAAAATTAGGTTGCAAAACTCTTACTAAAGATTATCCTGATGGAGTAATTGAGCTTATGCCTTTACCTGCGTTTAAGCATATTAAGGATTTAAGTGTTAATACAGGTGAATGGATGGAAGGTATGTGTAAAAGGGTAGAAAGCTGGATACATACTGACAAAGTTACTGATATTTCTAAGATTGAAGAAAGAGTTGAACCAGCAGTTGCTGAAGAAACATTTGAGCTTGATAGATGTATTGAATGTGGTATTTGTATAGCTTCTTGTGCTACTAAAGTTATGAGACCTAATTTCATAGGTGCTGCAGGACTTATGAGAGCTGCAAGATACGAGCAAGACCCACACGATAATAGAACTTTAGATGATTTTTATGAATTAGTTGGTGATGATGATGGAATTTTTGCTTGTATGAGCTTACTTGCTTGTGAAGATAATTGCCCTAAACAATTACCACTACAAACAAAAATCGCTTATCTAAGACGCAAATTAGCTACAAATAAAGGCTAA
- a CDS encoding aromatic amino acid transport family protein, with protein sequence MKKWSEFDNRWMFSLFGTAVGAGILFLPIRAGTGGFWPIVLMCVLIFPMTYLSHLFLSYFVGSTKGGDITDAVNKYFGKEVGIVITFLYFFAIYPICLAYGVGITNTISSFMVNQLGLAEPNRLILAIVLITIMMAVMFTNETLVTKVCEWLVYPLCLILFLFSLYLIPHWKLEVLGEVPSAKEFISTIWLTLPVLVFSFNHSPAISTFSLNTYNEYKENSDAKRKQILFNNATLLLVFVMFFVFSCILCLDKNEFAIARDANIPILSYFANKFDGNIISYGAPAVAFLAILTSFFGHYFGAREGLNGLIKKVSGKAVSKNNAFTTIFMYVTMIIVAYYNPSILGFIEDLGGPIIAVILFLMPVYAIYKIPELRVYKNGAACYFVAIMGIITITSVIYKMNL encoded by the coding sequence ATGAAAAAATGGAGCGAATTTGACAATCGTTGGATGTTTTCATTGTTTGGCACTGCTGTTGGTGCTGGAATTTTATTCTTACCTATTCGTGCAGGAACTGGTGGCTTTTGGCCTATTGTTTTAATGTGTGTATTAATTTTCCCAATGACTTATTTATCACATTTATTCTTATCATATTTTGTAGGCTCTACTAAAGGTGGAGATATTACTGATGCTGTGAATAAATATTTTGGTAAAGAAGTAGGAATTGTGATTACATTTTTATACTTTTTTGCAATTTATCCTATTTGTCTTGCTTATGGGGTTGGTATTACAAATACTATAAGCTCATTTATGGTAAATCAATTAGGCTTAGCCGAGCCAAATCGCTTAATCTTGGCTATTGTTTTAATTACAATTATGATGGCTGTAATGTTTACTAATGAAACTTTAGTTACTAAAGTTTGTGAATGGCTTGTGTATCCATTATGCTTAATATTATTTTTATTTTCACTTTATTTAATTCCACATTGGAAATTAGAAGTTTTAGGTGAAGTTCCAAGTGCAAAAGAATTTATTAGCACAATATGGCTTACTTTACCTGTATTAGTATTTAGCTTTAATCACTCTCCTGCGATTTCAACTTTTAGCCTAAATACATATAATGAATATAAAGAAAACTCGGACGCAAAAAGAAAGCAAATATTATTTAATAATGCTACGCTTTTATTAGTATTTGTTATGTTTTTTGTATTTTCTTGTATTTTATGTCTTGATAAAAATGAGTTTGCTATTGCAAGAGATGCAAATATTCCAATTCTTAGCTATTTTGCTAATAAATTTGATGGAAATATTATAAGTTATGGTGCTCCTGCTGTTGCATTTTTGGCAATTTTAACTAGCTTTTTTGGGCACTATTTTGGTGCTAGAGAAGGCTTAAATGGACTTATTAAAAAAGTAAGTGGAAAAGCTGTTAGTAAAAATAATGCCTTTACAACTATATTTATGTATGTAACTATGATAATAGTAGCTTACTATAACCCTAGTATTTTAGGATTTATAGAAGATTTAGGCGGTCCTATTATTGCTGTAATATTATTTTTAATGCCTGTATATGCTATATATAAAATCCCAGAGCTAAGAGTTTATAAAAATGGTGCGGCTTGTTATTTCGTAGCTATTATGGGAATTATCACAATTACAAGTGTAATTTATAAGATGAACTTATGA